A genomic segment from Stenotrophomonas maltophilia encodes:
- a CDS encoding NfrA family protein, protein MKTTLLSTVIAVALATAAAPVLAQADAALPLSGAAYRIAEQAFAAYERGDYRAAYQQSTEAIRLRPDVVRLRLLQIYALQKLGRGAEAQQQARRALDAGLNDPALPALAAAAAARSTSTDRTGARAASPSRPVSSAVDRSRQQAYALATEAYAAYDAGRMAEAASKAEQAFRQQPTQGAWALLWVAALEAQQQPEQADAAIATALQLGAPNAEALQARRVALDRQRALLQAQQAYRSLSTQDDAAAVAQARAAVELAPEVASYRLLLITAQLQQGQLADAERSADQALQADGQDLNARVMRGYLRQRQGNSVLANEDFDAALAMPGSTTQQRYVRLLAVDGALAAGDRARAAVLMAPLQAAAPAGEIDARSQQLLRQGIEQRAKAIGSSRERPHMSAQAYPAPFQHCQSGDTGNVCELMPADLQGDGGAAQRAYAAYARQDYAEAIGEARQAVQLAPDDANLQGLLTTTLAAGNRSQQDQARQRLDAALALRPDDAGALMQRGYLNQKAHEPARALSDFRAAEATGKAPKSVVLDQAYASAANGDHPQAVSLLRSAIDRADAGELPLDAHQRYNVRNAIANYSREWGVIASAGFRGARQAATNVGGAAISTPGDSVFSTLEAFWRPPAFNDQHGTLELYARLLNTLYDQGGTYESIRAVDPCTGESTPDARARAERLSHSRSTTGWPSTIASFGMRYAFGQTGLSAGIERRQFLGSATRTGDVYPASAAVQCSLQLALNPPLEASTLARYRLASGSGGWMSYLTYGYYHGTDLRTDVNQWWMVSGYAQGGYTWDDNSAHFTLDALDANGTPVRRIGDANGRLHREQWFAAGELRAGRSFRFGAGQTHWVVTPYVVVGADWLDQRSRVRDIRYPLFPAQSFALNDTQRSWSLGAGPGVGVRYWFREDHYNTPRSYLDLTVQYRFAIGGGDTQRAKGLFATAILYY, encoded by the coding sequence ATGAAGACCACGCTGCTGTCCACTGTCATTGCCGTGGCACTGGCCACGGCCGCCGCGCCGGTGCTGGCACAGGCTGACGCGGCACTGCCGCTGTCCGGTGCGGCCTACCGCATCGCCGAGCAGGCGTTTGCCGCCTATGAGCGCGGCGACTACCGGGCGGCCTACCAGCAGTCCACCGAGGCCATCCGGCTGCGCCCGGACGTGGTGCGGCTGCGCCTGCTGCAGATCTATGCGTTGCAGAAACTGGGGCGGGGTGCAGAGGCACAGCAGCAGGCGCGTCGCGCACTGGATGCGGGGTTGAACGACCCGGCCTTGCCGGCGCTGGCGGCGGCCGCCGCTGCACGCAGCACCTCCACGGACCGTACCGGTGCGCGCGCTGCATCGCCATCGCGTCCGGTCAGCAGTGCCGTAGACCGCAGCAGGCAGCAGGCCTACGCGTTGGCCACCGAGGCGTATGCCGCCTATGACGCCGGGCGCATGGCAGAGGCGGCCAGCAAGGCCGAGCAGGCCTTCCGGCAGCAGCCGACGCAAGGTGCCTGGGCGTTGCTGTGGGTGGCTGCGCTGGAGGCACAGCAGCAGCCCGAACAGGCCGACGCCGCCATTGCCACCGCACTGCAGCTCGGCGCGCCGAACGCCGAGGCGCTGCAGGCCCGGCGCGTGGCGCTGGATCGCCAGCGCGCGCTGCTGCAGGCCCAACAGGCGTATCGGTCGCTGTCCACGCAGGACGATGCCGCGGCCGTTGCGCAGGCACGTGCCGCTGTCGAGCTGGCACCGGAGGTGGCCTCGTACCGGTTGCTGCTGATTACCGCGCAGCTGCAGCAGGGGCAGCTGGCCGACGCCGAGCGCAGTGCCGACCAGGCGTTGCAGGCTGACGGCCAGGATCTCAATGCCCGGGTGATGCGCGGCTATCTGCGCCAGCGGCAGGGCAATAGCGTGCTCGCCAATGAGGACTTCGACGCCGCGCTCGCCATGCCGGGGTCAACTACGCAACAGCGCTATGTGCGCCTGCTGGCGGTGGATGGGGCCCTGGCCGCCGGGGATCGTGCACGCGCCGCTGTACTGATGGCGCCGCTGCAGGCAGCAGCGCCGGCTGGAGAGATCGACGCACGGTCACAGCAGCTGCTGCGGCAGGGTATCGAGCAGCGCGCCAAGGCAATCGGTTCCAGTCGCGAGCGTCCGCACATGAGTGCACAGGCCTATCCAGCACCGTTCCAGCACTGCCAGTCGGGTGACACCGGCAACGTCTGCGAGCTGATGCCGGCCGACCTGCAGGGCGACGGTGGCGCCGCACAGCGCGCCTATGCGGCCTATGCGCGGCAGGACTACGCCGAGGCCATCGGTGAGGCGCGGCAGGCCGTGCAACTCGCACCGGACGACGCGAACCTGCAAGGCCTGCTGACTACGACGCTGGCGGCAGGCAACCGCAGCCAGCAGGACCAAGCGCGGCAGCGCCTGGATGCGGCACTGGCACTGCGTCCTGATGACGCGGGGGCGCTGATGCAACGCGGCTATCTCAACCAGAAAGCCCACGAACCGGCGCGCGCACTGTCCGACTTCCGTGCCGCCGAGGCCACCGGCAAGGCACCGAAGAGCGTGGTGCTCGACCAGGCTTACGCGAGTGCGGCCAACGGCGATCATCCGCAGGCGGTGTCACTGCTGCGCAGTGCCATTGATCGCGCCGACGCCGGTGAGCTGCCGCTGGATGCGCATCAGCGCTACAACGTGCGCAATGCCATCGCCAACTATTCGCGCGAGTGGGGCGTGATCGCCTCGGCCGGCTTCCGTGGCGCGCGCCAGGCGGCGACCAATGTCGGCGGTGCGGCGATCAGTACGCCGGGCGATTCGGTGTTCAGCACGTTGGAGGCGTTCTGGCGTCCCCCGGCTTTCAACGACCAGCACGGCACGCTGGAGCTCTACGCGCGCCTGCTCAACACCCTGTACGACCAGGGCGGCACCTACGAATCGATCCGCGCGGTGGATCCGTGCACCGGCGAATCGACTCCGGATGCACGCGCACGCGCCGAACGTCTCAGCCATTCGCGTTCCACGACCGGCTGGCCGTCGACCATCGCCTCGTTCGGCATGCGCTATGCCTTTGGCCAGACCGGCCTGAGCGCCGGCATCGAGCGTCGCCAGTTCCTCGGCAGCGCCACCCGCACGGGTGATGTCTATCCCGCCTCGGCGGCCGTGCAGTGCAGCCTGCAGTTGGCCCTGAACCCGCCACTGGAAGCCAGCACGCTGGCCCGCTACCGCCTGGCCAGCGGTTCCGGTGGCTGGATGTCCTACCTGACCTACGGCTATTACCACGGTACCGACCTGCGCACCGACGTCAACCAGTGGTGGATGGTCAGCGGCTACGCGCAGGGCGGCTATACCTGGGATGACAACAGCGCGCACTTCACCCTCGATGCACTCGATGCCAATGGCACGCCGGTGCGGCGGATCGGCGATGCCAACGGGCGCCTGCATCGCGAACAGTGGTTCGCTGCCGGTGAACTGCGCGCCGGCCGCAGCTTCCGCTTTGGTGCCGGGCAGACCCACTGGGTGGTCACGCCGTACGTGGTGGTGGGGGCGGACTGGCTCGACCAGCGCTCGCGGGTGCGCGACATCCGTTACCCGCTGTTCCCGGCGCAGTCGTTCGCGCTCAACGATACGCAGCGCAGCTGGTCACTGGGCGCAGGGCCGGGCGTGGGCGTGCGCTACTGGTTCCGCGAGGACCACTACAACACCCCGCGTTCCTACCTGGACCTGACAGTGCAGTACCGCTTCGCCATCGGCGGCGGTGATACGCAGCGCGCCAAGGGCCTGTTCGCCACCGCCATCCTCTACTACTGA
- a CDS encoding NCS2 family permease: MSLFERLFQLQQHGTTVRTELLAGVTTFLTMSYIVFVNPEILGTTGMDAGAVFVATCLAAALGSAVMALAANFPVGMAPGMGLNAFFAFTVVGAAGLPWQQALGAVFISGLVFLVLSLTGVRAWLVSGIPSSLRSAIVAGIGLFLAIIALQKSGVIVGNEDTLVALGPLNTAPPLLALAGFLLIAVLEARRIRGAILIGILAVTGAGWALGDVQYQGLVSLPPSLAPTFLQLDLPGLLHHDGGAPIAVLLQVVLVFVLVEVFDATGTLYGVVGRAGLLKLPGAQKRFGRALLADSTAIVAGSMLGTSSTTAFAESASGVQVGGRTGLTALVVSALFLAALLFSPLAAMVPSYATAPALLFVAGLMLRELVEVDWSDLTESVPAALCALAMPFTYSIANGLAFGFIAYAALKAGTGRWREVHPAVWLVAVLFTLRYALE; encoded by the coding sequence ATGTCCCTGTTCGAGCGCCTGTTCCAGCTGCAGCAGCACGGCACCACCGTGCGTACCGAGCTGCTGGCCGGTGTCACCACCTTCCTGACGATGTCCTACATCGTCTTCGTCAACCCCGAGATCCTCGGCACGACCGGCATGGATGCGGGTGCGGTGTTCGTGGCCACCTGCCTGGCCGCTGCGCTGGGTTCGGCGGTGATGGCGCTGGCCGCCAACTTCCCGGTCGGCATGGCACCGGGCATGGGCCTGAACGCGTTCTTCGCCTTCACCGTGGTCGGCGCTGCCGGCCTGCCGTGGCAGCAGGCACTGGGCGCGGTGTTCATCTCCGGCCTGGTGTTCCTGGTGCTGTCGCTGACCGGTGTGCGCGCATGGCTGGTGTCGGGCATTCCTTCGTCGCTGCGCTCGGCGATCGTGGCCGGTATCGGCCTGTTCCTGGCGATCATCGCACTGCAGAAGTCGGGTGTGATCGTCGGCAATGAAGACACGCTGGTGGCGCTTGGCCCGTTGAACACGGCGCCGCCGCTGCTGGCACTGGCCGGCTTCCTGCTGATCGCGGTACTGGAAGCGCGCCGCATCCGCGGTGCGATCCTGATCGGCATCCTGGCCGTAACCGGCGCTGGCTGGGCATTGGGCGACGTGCAGTACCAGGGCCTGGTCTCGCTGCCGCCAAGCCTGGCGCCGACCTTCCTGCAACTGGACCTGCCGGGCCTGCTGCACCATGACGGCGGCGCGCCGATCGCGGTGCTGCTGCAGGTGGTGCTGGTGTTTGTGTTGGTGGAAGTGTTCGATGCCACCGGCACCCTGTACGGCGTGGTCGGTCGTGCCGGCCTGCTGAAACTGCCGGGGGCACAGAAGCGTTTCGGCCGCGCGCTGCTGGCCGACAGCACCGCGATCGTGGCGGGCTCGATGCTCGGCACCAGCAGCACCACCGCTTTCGCTGAAAGCGCCTCGGGCGTGCAGGTGGGTGGCCGCACCGGCCTGACCGCGCTGGTCGTATCGGCGCTGTTCCTGGCCGCGCTGCTGTTCTCGCCGCTGGCGGCGATGGTGCCCAGCTATGCCACCGCACCCGCGCTGCTGTTCGTGGCCGGCCTGATGCTGCGCGAACTGGTGGAAGTGGACTGGAGCGACCTGACCGAATCGGTGCCGGCCGCACTGTGTGCGCTGGCGATGCCGTTCACCTACTCCATTGCCAACGGCCTGGCGTTCGGCTTCATCGCCTATGCCGCGCTGAAGGCGGGCACCGGCCGCTGGCGCGAAGTGCATCCGGCGGTGTGGCTGGTGGCGGTGCTGTTCACCCTGCGCTACGCGTTGGAATAA
- a CDS encoding DUF4434 domain-containing protein: protein MVRPDLPTDPSSPLRRRLLRAAVLAPLAATLATLPGCSMPVQVDGTFLQPWRSHLQWGLADWQRSLKLAHALGCRQLVLQWTGIVGGSDGDWSLPDGSLQQLFTAASENNLRIRVGLPLQQRWWQAIGADDATLQAFLADSLAHARSWLAQAPWAQQPAFGGWYLPYELEQYHWADPARQQWLAQWLHGLADAARARGGDCAISCYFSRLHTDGNLVTLWQAVLAQATLRPMVQDGVGVAGAGNVQQLQPLLDHFHAHGIGFDAIVELFRELPGGAADGSAFKGETADAARIQRQLGWAHDSGAQHVLVYALEPWLTQDTPQAAALRRRWGLPQ, encoded by the coding sequence ATGGTTCGGCCCGACCTTCCCACGGATCCGTCTTCGCCGTTGCGCCGCCGGCTGCTGCGCGCGGCGGTGCTGGCGCCGTTGGCCGCTACGCTCGCCACCCTGCCCGGCTGCTCCATGCCGGTGCAGGTTGATGGCACCTTCCTGCAGCCGTGGCGCAGCCACCTGCAGTGGGGCCTGGCCGACTGGCAACGTTCGTTGAAGCTTGCACATGCGCTGGGCTGCCGACAGCTGGTGCTGCAATGGACCGGCATCGTCGGCGGCAGCGATGGCGACTGGTCACTGCCCGACGGCAGCCTGCAACAGCTGTTCACCGCCGCCAGCGAGAACAACCTTCGCATCCGCGTCGGACTGCCCCTCCAGCAACGCTGGTGGCAGGCGATCGGGGCCGACGATGCCACGCTGCAGGCGTTCCTGGCCGACAGCCTCGCGCATGCACGCAGCTGGTTGGCACAGGCTCCCTGGGCGCAGCAGCCGGCCTTCGGGGGCTGGTACCTGCCCTACGAACTGGAGCAGTACCACTGGGCCGATCCGGCCCGCCAGCAATGGCTGGCGCAGTGGCTGCACGGGCTGGCAGACGCCGCCCGCGCGCGCGGCGGTGACTGTGCGATCTCCTGTTACTTCAGCCGCCTGCACACCGATGGCAACCTGGTCACGCTGTGGCAGGCGGTGCTGGCACAGGCCACGCTGCGGCCGATGGTGCAGGATGGCGTGGGGGTGGCCGGTGCCGGCAACGTGCAGCAGCTGCAACCGCTGCTCGATCATTTCCATGCACACGGCATCGGTTTCGATGCGATCGTTGAACTGTTCCGCGAACTGCCCGGCGGCGCCGCTGATGGCAGCGCGTTCAAGGGCGAAACCGCCGATGCCGCGCGCATCCAGCGGCAGCTGGGGTGGGCACACGACAGTGGTGCGCAGCACGTGCTGGTCTATGCACTGGAGCCGTGGCTGACCCAGGACACGCCGCAGGCCGCGGCACTGCGACGACGCTGGGGCCTGCCTCAGTAG